One Kineococcus radiotolerans SRS30216 = ATCC BAA-149 DNA window includes the following coding sequences:
- a CDS encoding ATP-dependent DNA helicase RecG — protein MDELDAPLSSRLPRGKGNSKKANPAKFLSEGLGLETVRDLLWHLPRRYADRGTLTPIRDLVEGENATILAQVVKYGEPQRMRAKDGVRLVVTLGDGRDTLTMTFFAKFAGQFAHQKADLVPGALVLASGKVSKFQDVWQLSHPDYETLEDPEDGVDAVNRPIPLYPASKAAPNWLVRQSVAQLLDGLEGQLPEFLPAEVVAGADLLDPLAALRAVHAPRDEAELEAGRHRLRYEEAFVLQTALALRRASTARQRAVARTASPDGIAAAFDQRLPFPLTGSQRAVGEEIAADLARPHPMQRLLQGDVGSGKTLVALRAMLTVVDGGGQAALLAPTEVLAAQHLRSITAMLGDLAGAGTFGAHERATKVVLLTGSMGAPARRAALLAAASGEAGIVIGTHALLQEHVQFADLGFVVVDEQHRFGVEQRDALRAKGNGIPHLLVMTATPIPRTVAMTLFGDLETSVLTELPPGRADVQTVVVPQDRPAWIDRTWQRIAEEAALGRQSYVVCARIDTDDEGGEDGTPPEDGPGEEPAPDDALFEEPRPRGGKPGRPKPRPAAAVSQVVEVVRTHPATAGLRTEVLHGRLPPAEKDDVMSRFAAGEVDVVVATTVVEVGVDVPNASVMVVVDADRFGISQLHQLRGRIGRGGLPGTCLLLSGASEGSPAGQRLAALARTRDGFELARLDLEQRREGDVLGAAQSGERSSLQLLGVLRDAELVAHARAAAVTLVAADPDLSAHRPLAAAVAARVSGDTEAFLERA, from the coding sequence GTGGACGAGCTGGACGCACCCCTGTCCAGCCGGCTCCCGCGGGGCAAGGGGAACAGCAAGAAGGCCAACCCGGCGAAGTTCCTCTCCGAGGGCCTCGGCTTGGAGACCGTCCGGGACCTGCTGTGGCACCTGCCGCGCCGCTACGCCGACCGCGGCACGCTCACCCCCATCCGCGACCTCGTCGAGGGCGAGAACGCCACGATCCTGGCCCAGGTCGTGAAGTACGGGGAGCCCCAGCGCATGCGCGCCAAGGACGGCGTCCGCCTCGTGGTGACCCTCGGCGACGGCCGCGACACCCTCACCATGACCTTCTTCGCCAAGTTCGCCGGCCAGTTCGCCCACCAGAAGGCCGACCTCGTCCCCGGTGCGCTGGTCCTGGCCTCGGGGAAGGTGAGCAAGTTCCAGGACGTCTGGCAGCTGTCGCACCCCGACTACGAGACGCTGGAGGACCCCGAGGACGGCGTGGACGCCGTCAACCGGCCCATCCCGCTCTACCCCGCCTCCAAGGCCGCGCCGAACTGGCTGGTCCGCCAGAGCGTCGCGCAGCTCCTCGACGGCCTCGAGGGGCAGCTGCCGGAGTTCCTGCCCGCCGAGGTCGTCGCCGGCGCGGACCTCCTCGACCCCCTCGCGGCCCTGCGCGCCGTGCACGCCCCCCGCGACGAGGCCGAGCTGGAAGCCGGCCGGCACCGGCTGCGCTACGAGGAGGCGTTCGTCCTGCAGACCGCGCTGGCGCTGCGCCGGGCCTCCACCGCCCGCCAGCGCGCCGTCGCCCGCACCGCCTCCCCGGACGGGATCGCCGCGGCCTTCGACCAGCGGTTGCCGTTCCCGCTCACCGGCTCCCAGCGCGCCGTGGGCGAGGAGATCGCCGCCGACCTCGCCCGCCCGCACCCCATGCAGCGCCTCCTGCAGGGCGACGTCGGCTCCGGCAAGACCCTCGTCGCGCTGCGGGCCATGCTGACCGTCGTCGACGGCGGGGGGCAGGCCGCGCTGCTGGCCCCCACCGAGGTCCTCGCCGCCCAGCACCTGCGCTCGATCACCGCGATGCTCGGCGACCTCGCCGGCGCCGGGACGTTCGGGGCGCACGAGCGGGCCACGAAGGTCGTCCTGCTCACCGGCTCGATGGGCGCGCCCGCCCGCCGCGCGGCCCTGCTGGCCGCGGCGAGCGGGGAGGCCGGGATCGTCATCGGGACCCACGCCCTGCTGCAGGAGCACGTGCAGTTCGCCGACCTCGGGTTCGTCGTCGTCGACGAGCAGCACCGCTTCGGCGTCGAGCAGCGCGACGCGCTGCGCGCCAAGGGCAACGGCATCCCGCACCTGCTGGTGATGACGGCCACCCCGATCCCGCGCACCGTCGCCATGACCCTCTTCGGCGACCTGGAGACCTCGGTGCTCACCGAGCTCCCGCCCGGGCGCGCCGACGTGCAGACCGTCGTCGTCCCCCAGGACCGCCCCGCCTGGATCGACCGCACCTGGCAGCGCATCGCCGAGGAGGCCGCGCTGGGGCGGCAGTCCTACGTCGTCTGCGCGCGCATCGACACCGACGACGAGGGCGGTGAGGACGGCACGCCCCCCGAGGACGGGCCCGGGGAGGAACCGGCACCCGACGACGCCCTCTTCGAGGAACCGCGCCCGCGCGGCGGGAAGCCGGGCAGGCCGAAGCCGCGGCCCGCAGCCGCCGTCAGCCAGGTCGTCGAGGTGGTCCGCACCCACCCCGCCACCGCCGGGCTGCGCACCGAGGTCCTGCACGGCCGCCTCCCCCCGGCCGAGAAGGACGACGTCATGAGCCGGTTCGCCGCCGGCGAGGTCGACGTCGTCGTGGCCACCACCGTCGTCGAGGTCGGCGTCGACGTGCCCAACGCCAGCGTCATGGTCGTCGTCGACGCCGACCGCTTCGGCATCTCCCAGCTGCACCAGCTGCGCGGGCGGATCGGGCGCGGTGGGCTGCCCGGCACCTGCCTGCTGCTGTCCGGGGCCTCGGAGGGGTCCCCCGCCGGGCAGCGGCTCGCGGCCCTGGCCCGGACCCGGGACGGCTTCGAGCTGGCCCGCCTCGACCTCGAGCAGCGCCGCGAGGGCGACGTGCTCGGGGCCGCGCAGTCGGGGGAGCGCAGCTCCCTGCAGCTGCTCGGGGTCCTGCGCGACGCCGAGCTCGTGGCCCACGCCCGCGCCGCCGCGGTGACCCTCGTCGCCGCCGATCCCGACCTCTCCGCCCACCGCCCCCTCGCCGCGGCCGTCGCGGCCCGGGTCAGCGGCGACACCGAGGCCTTCCTGGAGCGCGCGTGA
- the rpmB gene encoding 50S ribosomal protein L28, translated as MAATCDVCAKGPGFGKSVSHSHRRTNRMWLPNIQRIRATVNGSPKRLNVCTSCLKAGKVTR; from the coding sequence GTGGCTGCCACCTGTGACGTCTGCGCCAAGGGCCCTGGCTTCGGCAAGAGCGTCTCGCACTCGCACCGGCGGACCAACCGCATGTGGCTCCCGAACATCCAGCGGATCCGGGCCACTGTCAACGGTTCTCCCAAGCGCCTCAACGTGTGCACCTCCTGCCTGAAGGCGGGCAAGGTCACGCGCTGA
- a CDS encoding thiamine-phosphate kinase: MRVEELDETALLARVLPLMPTRALLGPGDDAALVAAPDGRVVATTDVLVELRDFRRDWSTGADVGWKAVAQNVADVAAMGATCTGLLLALGMPGDLEVAWVEDFARGVAQACAEFGAVVVGGDLSAASEIVVAVTALGDLAGAPPVLRSGARAGHVVAVAGTLGRSGAGLDLLQRGVLDGPADLLGAHRRPVPPVAAGPRARRAGASALMDVSDGLLRDAGRIAAASGVTLDLSTTSALGGWIADLLPAVGGRATELVLTGGEDHALLGCFPPDAGLPAPFAAVGVVRPAGPHPVLVDGRAWAGAGTGWDHFAQ; this comes from the coding sequence GTGCGGGTCGAGGAACTGGACGAGACGGCGCTGCTGGCGCGGGTGCTGCCGCTGATGCCGACCCGCGCCCTGCTCGGGCCCGGCGACGACGCGGCCCTCGTCGCCGCCCCCGACGGGCGGGTCGTCGCGACCACCGACGTCCTCGTGGAGCTCCGCGACTTCCGGCGGGACTGGTCCACCGGAGCCGACGTCGGGTGGAAGGCCGTCGCGCAGAACGTCGCCGACGTGGCCGCCATGGGCGCCACCTGCACCGGTCTGCTCCTCGCCCTCGGGATGCCCGGGGACCTCGAGGTGGCGTGGGTGGAGGACTTCGCGCGGGGCGTCGCGCAGGCCTGCGCGGAGTTCGGCGCGGTCGTCGTGGGCGGGGACCTGTCCGCGGCCTCGGAGATCGTCGTGGCCGTCACCGCGCTGGGGGACCTGGCCGGGGCCCCGCCGGTGCTGCGATCGGGGGCCCGGGCCGGTCACGTGGTCGCGGTGGCCGGCACCCTGGGCCGCTCGGGCGCCGGGCTGGACCTGCTGCAGCGCGGGGTGCTCGACGGCCCGGCGGACCTGCTCGGCGCGCACCGGCGACCGGTGCCGCCGGTCGCGGCGGGTCCCCGGGCGCGACGGGCCGGGGCGAGCGCGCTGATGGACGTCAGCGACGGGCTGCTGCGCGACGCGGGCCGCATCGCCGCGGCCAGCGGGGTCACCCTCGACCTGTCGACCACCTCGGCGCTGGGCGGGTGGATCGCCGACCTGCTGCCCGCGGTGGGCGGGCGGGCTACCGAGCTCGTCCTCACCGGCGGGGAGGACCACGCGCTGCTCGGGTGCTTCCCCCCGGACGCCGGGCTCCCGGCCCCCTTCGCCGCCGTCGGGGTCGTGCGGCCCGCCGGGCCGCACCCGGTGCTCGTCGACGGGCGGGCGTGGGCCGGGGCGGGCACCGGGTGGGACCACTTCGCCCAGTGA
- a CDS encoding DUF3515 family protein, translating into MSAPGPPSTPARQPPGRLVVALVVVLVAAGAVWAYLAGSRGVEAAPDAADPACTTLLAALPASLGNLGRTPQGAAGVAAWGEDRVVLRCGALVLGPTTKACVPVGPDGGPSVDWVQDAVSDRAVRFLTYGRTPAVEVTVRFGDGLTRDQATSQLVDLAGPVSAIRQTRTCV; encoded by the coding sequence ATGTCCGCACCCGGTCCGCCCAGCACCCCCGCGCGCCAGCCCCCCGGGCGGCTGGTCGTCGCCCTCGTCGTGGTGCTCGTCGCGGCCGGCGCGGTGTGGGCCTACCTGGCGGGTTCGCGCGGGGTCGAGGCCGCCCCGGACGCCGCGGACCCGGCGTGCACGACCCTGCTGGCCGCCCTGCCGGCGTCGCTGGGGAACCTCGGCCGGACCCCGCAGGGAGCGGCGGGGGTGGCGGCGTGGGGCGAGGACCGGGTCGTCCTGCGCTGCGGCGCACTCGTCCTGGGGCCGACGACGAAGGCGTGCGTGCCCGTCGGCCCGGACGGGGGTCCAAGTGTGGACTGGGTGCAGGACGCCGTGAGCGACCGCGCGGTGCGCTTCCTCACCTACGGGCGGACCCCCGCCGTGGAGGTGACCGTGCGCTTCGGCGACGGGCTGACCCGCGACCAGGCCACCTCGCAGCTGGTGGACCTCGCCGGGCCGGTGTCGGCCATCCGGCAGACCCGGACCTGCGTGTAG
- a CDS encoding D-alanine--D-alanine ligase family protein, giving the protein MSSQPKPRVAVVFGGRSSEHAISCVTAAGVLAALDGDVYDVVPIGITTTGRWVLVEDPARFELTDGALPEVPATGTPVGLPLDVDTKALQRLGGAPGAPALAELGEVDVVLPLLHGPFGEDGTLQGLLELSDTRYVGSGVLASAAGMDKQVMKLLLAGQGLPVGPWTSFRARRWDTDRDGVVAEVEALGYPVFVKPARAGSSIGITRVTSREGLAAAVAEAVSHDPKVVVEAALVGREIECGVLEDLDGGEPLTSLPGEVEVVGGHDFYDFEAKYLDSGNVRLTCPADLPDDVVAAVRRTAVRVFEAMGAEGLARVDLFVDPARGEDGIVVNEINTMPGFTPFSMYPRMWAATGVDYPELVHRLIQLALRRPTGLR; this is encoded by the coding sequence ATGAGCAGCCAGCCCAAGCCCCGCGTCGCCGTCGTCTTCGGCGGCCGATCCTCCGAGCACGCCATCAGCTGCGTGACCGCCGCGGGCGTGCTCGCGGCCCTCGACGGCGACGTCTACGACGTCGTGCCGATCGGCATCACCACCACGGGGCGGTGGGTGCTCGTGGAGGACCCCGCCCGGTTCGAGCTCACCGACGGGGCCCTGCCCGAGGTGCCCGCGACCGGCACGCCCGTCGGGCTGCCCCTCGACGTGGACACGAAGGCGCTGCAGCGCCTCGGCGGCGCCCCCGGCGCCCCGGCGCTCGCCGAGCTCGGCGAGGTCGACGTCGTGCTGCCGCTGCTGCACGGGCCCTTCGGCGAGGACGGCACCCTGCAGGGGCTGCTGGAGCTCTCCGACACCCGCTACGTCGGGTCCGGGGTGCTGGCCTCGGCGGCGGGCATGGACAAGCAGGTCATGAAGCTGCTGCTGGCCGGGCAGGGCCTGCCCGTGGGGCCCTGGACCTCCTTCCGCGCCCGCCGCTGGGACACCGACCGCGACGGCGTCGTCGCCGAGGTGGAGGCCCTCGGGTACCCGGTCTTCGTCAAGCCCGCCCGCGCGGGCTCCAGCATCGGGATCACCCGTGTCACCTCCCGCGAGGGCCTGGCCGCCGCGGTGGCCGAGGCCGTCTCGCACGACCCGAAGGTCGTCGTCGAGGCGGCGCTGGTCGGCCGGGAGATCGAGTGCGGGGTCCTGGAGGACCTCGACGGCGGGGAACCGCTGACGAGCCTGCCCGGGGAGGTCGAGGTCGTCGGCGGCCACGACTTCTACGACTTCGAGGCCAAGTACCTCGACTCCGGCAACGTGCGGCTGACCTGCCCCGCGGACCTGCCCGACGACGTCGTCGCCGCCGTGCGCCGCACCGCGGTGCGGGTCTTCGAGGCCATGGGGGCCGAGGGCCTGGCCCGCGTCGACCTCTTCGTCGACCCCGCCCGGGGGGAGGACGGCATCGTGGTCAACGAGATCAACACCATGCCCGGGTTCACGCCGTTCTCGATGTACCCGCGGATGTGGGCGGCCACCGGCGTCGACTACCCCGAGCTCGTGCACCGGCTGATCCAGCTCGCGCTGCGCCGCCCCACCGGCCTGCGCTGA
- a CDS encoding trans-sulfuration enzyme family protein: MPENLPADVSENTPQNAPLSPATLAVVSGRPPRGLDSELNTPVSLSATFVGGGSLGAAELGYGRFANPTWAALETAIGDLEGGRALAFASGMAAVAAALHLVPAEGTVLVPHGAYNGTHSLSGLLSTQGRLAVQPVDITDLDAVRTALGALSGPVLLWLESPTNPLLEVADIAALAALGHEHGATVVVDNTFATPLLQRPLELGADVVVHSVTKFLSGHSDVVLGAAVARDEAVLTALKAHRTFHGAIPGPMEAFLALRGIRTLPLRLERSQASAADLARRLLAHPAVTRVRHPSLPDDPGHALAAAQMAGFGALVSIEVVGGAAGADAVVDAVRLWVPATSLGGVESLVERRRRHGNEPVVVPEDLLRLSVGVEDVEDLWRDLARALDRALAHAPGSGGGAAGTA; encoded by the coding sequence GTGCCCGAGAACCTGCCCGCGGACGTGTCCGAGAACACCCCGCAGAACGCCCCGCTGTCCCCCGCCACCCTGGCCGTGGTCTCCGGCCGTCCCCCGCGCGGTCTCGACAGCGAGCTGAACACCCCCGTCTCGCTGTCCGCCACGTTCGTCGGCGGCGGGTCGCTGGGGGCGGCCGAGCTCGGCTACGGCCGGTTCGCGAACCCGACCTGGGCCGCGCTGGAGACCGCGATCGGCGACCTGGAGGGGGGCCGGGCGCTGGCCTTCGCCTCCGGCATGGCCGCCGTCGCCGCGGCGCTGCACCTGGTCCCGGCCGAGGGGACCGTCCTGGTGCCCCACGGGGCCTACAACGGCACCCACTCCCTCAGCGGCCTGCTCAGCACCCAGGGCCGCCTCGCCGTGCAGCCGGTGGACATCACCGACCTCGACGCCGTGCGCACGGCGCTGGGCGCGCTGAGCGGGCCGGTGCTGCTGTGGCTGGAGTCGCCGACCAACCCGCTGCTGGAGGTGGCCGACATCGCCGCCCTGGCCGCGCTGGGCCACGAGCACGGGGCGACGGTGGTGGTGGACAACACCTTCGCGACCCCGCTGCTGCAGCGGCCGCTGGAACTGGGCGCCGACGTCGTCGTGCACTCGGTGACGAAGTTCCTCTCCGGCCACTCCGACGTCGTCCTGGGCGCGGCGGTCGCCCGCGACGAGGCGGTCCTGACCGCGCTGAAGGCGCACCGGACCTTCCACGGGGCCATCCCCGGGCCGATGGAGGCGTTCCTGGCCCTGCGCGGGATCCGCACGCTGCCGCTGCGGCTGGAGCGCTCGCAGGCCTCCGCCGCCGACCTGGCCCGCCGGCTGCTCGCGCACCCCGCGGTGACCCGGGTGCGCCACCCCTCCCTGCCCGACGACCCCGGCCACGCCCTGGCCGCCGCGCAGATGGCGGGCTTCGGGGCGCTGGTCTCCATCGAGGTGGTCGGGGGCGCGGCGGGGGCGGACGCTGTCGTGGACGCGGTGCGGCTGTGGGTGCCCGCGACCAGCCTGGGCGGGGTGGAGTCGCTGGTGGAGCGCCGCCGCCGGCACGGCAACGAACCCGTCGTCGTCCCGGAGGACCTGCTGCGGCTCTCCGTGGGCGTGGAGGACGTGGAGGACCTCTGGCGGGACCTGGCCCGGGCCCTGGACCGCGCGCTGGCCCACGCCCCGGGGTCCGGCGGGGGCGCGGCGGGAACCGCCTGA
- a CDS encoding helix-turn-helix domain-containing protein, which produces MTPSSDHLSQIGALIRDARKHRGLTQVQLAERLGTSQSAVHRMEQGQQNVSIDMLQRVGHALQDDIVSIGRPSPTHLRVHGGVKLSGSIAVKSSKNAGVALLCAALLNKGRTTLRGVARILEIHRILDVLASIGVRYEWVNEADLVLDVPTELDLDAMDGETARRTRSIIMMLGPLLHRYDEFALPYAGGCDLGTRTVEPHMVALRPFGLSITATTGYYHATVDQTVSPQRPIVLTERGDTVTENALMAAARVEGVTTIRNASPNYMVQDLCFFLEQLGVRIDGIGTTTLVVHGVKDISVDVDYAPSEDPVEAMSLLTAAIITHSELTVTRAPIEFLEIELAILSEMGLEYDLTPEYTAANGRTRLVDITVHPSELKAPIDKIHPMPFPGLNIDNLPFFAVIAASAEGSTTVHDWVYDNRAIYLTELNRLGARVKLLDPHRVLVEGPTRWSGAEVLCPPALRPAVVVLLAMLAAKGTSVLRNVDIIARGYEQLAERLTPLGAQIETFRD; this is translated from the coding sequence ATGACGCCCAGCAGCGACCACCTGTCGCAGATCGGCGCCCTCATCCGCGACGCCCGCAAGCACCGGGGTCTCACCCAGGTCCAGCTCGCGGAACGCCTGGGCACGTCCCAGAGCGCCGTCCACCGCATGGAACAGGGGCAGCAGAACGTCTCGATCGACATGCTGCAGCGCGTCGGTCACGCCCTCCAGGACGACATCGTGTCCATCGGGCGGCCCAGCCCGACGCACCTGCGCGTCCACGGCGGGGTGAAGCTCTCGGGCAGCATCGCCGTGAAGTCCAGCAAGAACGCCGGGGTGGCCCTGCTGTGCGCCGCGCTGCTCAACAAGGGCCGCACGACGTTGCGCGGGGTGGCGCGGATCCTGGAGATCCACCGCATCCTCGACGTGCTGGCCAGCATCGGCGTCCGCTACGAGTGGGTCAACGAGGCCGACCTCGTCCTCGACGTGCCGACCGAGCTGGACCTGGACGCGATGGACGGCGAGACCGCGCGCCGCACCCGCAGCATCATCATGATGCTCGGCCCGCTGCTGCACCGCTACGACGAGTTCGCGCTGCCCTACGCCGGCGGTTGCGACCTCGGCACCCGCACCGTCGAGCCGCACATGGTCGCCCTGCGCCCCTTCGGGTTGTCCATCACCGCCACGACCGGCTACTACCACGCGACGGTCGACCAGACCGTGTCCCCGCAGCGCCCCATCGTCCTGACCGAGCGCGGCGACACCGTGACCGAGAACGCCCTCATGGCGGCGGCCCGGGTCGAGGGCGTCACCACGATCCGCAACGCCAGCCCGAACTACATGGTCCAGGACCTCTGCTTCTTCCTGGAGCAGCTGGGCGTGCGGATCGACGGGATCGGCACCACGACCCTCGTCGTGCACGGCGTCAAGGACATCTCCGTCGACGTCGACTACGCCCCCTCCGAGGACCCGGTGGAGGCGATGAGCCTGCTGACCGCGGCGATCATCACCCACTCCGAGCTCACCGTGACCCGCGCCCCGATCGAGTTCCTCGAGATCGAGCTGGCGATCCTGTCCGAGATGGGCCTGGAGTACGACCTCACCCCGGAGTACACCGCCGCGAACGGGCGCACCCGCCTGGTGGACATCACGGTGCACCCCTCGGAGCTCAAGGCCCCGATCGACAAGATCCACCCGATGCCGTTCCCGGGCCTGAACATCGACAACCTGCCGTTCTTCGCCGTCATCGCGGCGAGCGCGGAGGGGTCGACCACGGTGCACGACTGGGTCTACGACAACCGGGCGATCTACCTCACCGAGCTCAACCGGCTGGGGGCGCGGGTGAAGCTGCTCGACCCGCACCGCGTGCTGGTGGAGGGCCCGACGCGCTGGTCGGGGGCGGAGGTGCTCTGCCCGCCGGCCCTGCGCCCGGCCGTGGTGGTGCTGCTGGCGATGCTGGCGGCCAAGGGGACCTCCGTCCTGCGCAACGTGGACATCATCGCCCGCGGCTACGAGCAGCTGGCCGAGCGGCTGACCCCGCTGGGCGCGCAGATCGAGACCTTCCGCGACTGA
- a CDS encoding HU family DNA-binding protein, which produces MNKAEMVDALEARLGGRKQAVSAVEAVVELIQLTVAKGDKVAISGFGTFEKQARNARTGRNPRTGEAVKIKKTSVPRFRPGTAFKEIVSDTKALRAFQAEVKERTAGPAAAPAKKAAATPAARKAAPARTAPVKAAPARTSTATAKKAAPPARTTSTTTARKAAPAKTATTTRRVAKKA; this is translated from the coding sequence GTGAACAAGGCAGAGATGGTGGACGCGCTCGAGGCGCGTCTCGGCGGCCGCAAGCAGGCCGTGTCGGCCGTCGAGGCGGTCGTGGAGCTCATCCAGCTCACCGTCGCCAAGGGCGACAAGGTCGCCATCAGCGGCTTCGGCACCTTCGAGAAGCAGGCCCGCAACGCCCGCACCGGACGCAACCCCCGCACCGGCGAGGCCGTCAAGATCAAGAAGACCTCCGTGCCCCGCTTCCGCCCCGGCACCGCCTTCAAGGAGATCGTCTCCGACACCAAGGCGCTGCGCGCCTTCCAGGCCGAGGTCAAGGAGCGCACCGCCGGCCCCGCCGCGGCCCCGGCCAAGAAGGCCGCCGCGACCCCGGCGGCGCGCAAGGCGGCCCCGGCCCGGACCGCTCCCGTGAAGGCCGCCCCGGCCCGCACGAGCACGGCCACGGCCAAGAAGGCCGCCCCGCCGGCCCGCACCACGAGCACCACCACCGCCCGGAAGGCGGCGCCGGCCAAGACGGCCACCACGACCCGGCGGGTCGCCAAGAAGGCCTGA
- the leuD gene encoding 3-isopropylmalate dehydratase small subunit — MEKFSVHRGVGVPMRRTDVDTDQIIPAVYLKRVTKTGFEDALFAGWRKDPGFVLNQEPYRPGSVLVAGQDFGTGSSREHAVWALRDYGFRAVLAPRFGDIFRGNAGKQGLLAAVVAQSDIDLIWKALEAHPGTEVTVDLIERIVQVDDFTAPFEVDDYVRWRLVEGLDDIGLTLRHADAITDFEARRPSFKPTTTPLAPSA; from the coding sequence GTGGAGAAGTTCTCCGTCCACCGCGGCGTCGGGGTCCCGATGCGCCGCACCGACGTCGACACCGACCAGATCATCCCCGCCGTCTACCTCAAGCGGGTCACCAAGACCGGTTTCGAGGACGCCCTGTTCGCGGGCTGGCGCAAGGACCCCGGCTTCGTGCTCAACCAGGAGCCGTACCGCCCGGGTTCGGTGCTGGTGGCCGGGCAGGACTTCGGCACCGGCTCCAGCCGGGAGCACGCCGTGTGGGCCCTGCGCGACTACGGTTTCCGGGCCGTCCTGGCGCCGCGCTTCGGCGACATCTTCCGCGGCAACGCCGGCAAGCAGGGGCTGCTCGCCGCCGTCGTGGCCCAGAGCGACATCGACCTCATCTGGAAGGCGCTGGAGGCCCACCCGGGGACGGAGGTGACGGTCGACCTCATCGAGCGGATCGTGCAGGTCGACGACTTCACCGCCCCCTTCGAGGTCGACGACTACGTGCGTTGGCGCCTCGTGGAGGGGCTGGACGACATCGGCCTCACCCTGCGCCACGCCGACGCGATCACCGACTTCGAAGCCCGTCGCCCCTCGTTCAAGCCCACCACGACGCCGCTGGCGCCGTCGGCCTGA
- the leuC gene encoding 3-isopropylmalate dehydratase large subunit encodes MARTLAEKVWDDHVVRKGQDGEPDLLYIDLHLVHEVTSPQAFDGLRAAGRPVRRLDLTIATEDHNTPTVDIDRPLSLLEDKTSAKQLQTLRENCAEFGVRLHPLGDAEQGIVHVVGPQLGLTQPGMTVVCGDSHTSTHGAFGSLGMGIGTSEVEHVLATQTLPLKPFKTMAITVDGTLKPGTTAKDVILAVIAEIGTGGGQGYVLEYRGEAIRNLSMEGRMTICNMSIEAGARAGMVAPDETTFAYLEGRPHAPQGADWDAAVEYWRTLRTDDDAEFDAEVVLDGSALEPFVTWGTNPGQGVPLSGSVPEPERIGDDGVRQGVERALEYMGLEGGTPMRDIAVDTVFIGSCTNSRIEDLRAAADVVRGRRKADSVRVMVVPGSAKVRLQAEAEGIDTVFKEFGADWRFAGCSMCLGMNPDQLAPGERCASTSNRNFEGRQGKGGRTHLVSPLVAAATAVRGTLSSPADLEPPVPTNV; translated from the coding sequence ATGGCGCGCACGCTGGCGGAGAAGGTCTGGGACGACCACGTCGTCCGCAAGGGGCAGGACGGCGAACCCGACCTGCTCTACATCGACCTCCACCTCGTCCACGAGGTCACCAGCCCGCAGGCCTTCGACGGGCTGCGGGCCGCCGGTCGCCCGGTGCGCCGCCTCGACCTCACCATCGCCACCGAGGACCACAACACCCCCACCGTCGACATCGACCGCCCGCTGTCGCTGCTGGAGGACAAGACCTCGGCCAAGCAGCTGCAGACGCTGCGCGAGAACTGCGCGGAGTTCGGCGTCCGGCTGCACCCCCTCGGCGACGCCGAGCAGGGCATCGTGCACGTCGTCGGCCCGCAGCTGGGCCTCACCCAGCCCGGCATGACGGTCGTCTGCGGGGACTCCCACACCTCCACCCACGGCGCCTTCGGCTCCCTGGGCATGGGCATCGGCACCAGCGAGGTCGAGCACGTCCTGGCCACCCAGACGCTGCCGCTGAAGCCGTTCAAGACGATGGCGATCACGGTCGACGGGACGCTGAAGCCCGGGACCACCGCCAAGGACGTCATCCTCGCCGTGATCGCCGAGATCGGCACCGGCGGCGGGCAGGGCTACGTCCTGGAGTACCGCGGCGAGGCCATCCGCAACCTCTCCATGGAGGGGCGGATGACGATCTGCAACATGTCGATCGAGGCCGGGGCGCGGGCCGGGATGGTCGCCCCCGACGAGACGACCTTCGCCTACCTCGAGGGCCGCCCGCACGCCCCGCAGGGCGCCGACTGGGACGCGGCCGTGGAGTACTGGCGGACCCTGCGCACCGACGACGACGCCGAGTTCGACGCCGAGGTCGTCCTCGACGGCAGTGCGCTGGAACCCTTCGTCACCTGGGGCACCAACCCCGGCCAGGGCGTCCCGCTGTCGGGCTCGGTCCCCGAGCCCGAGCGCATCGGCGACGACGGGGTGCGCCAGGGCGTCGAGCGCGCCCTGGAGTACATGGGCCTGGAGGGCGGGACGCCGATGCGCGACATCGCCGTCGACACCGTCTTCATCGGCTCCTGCACCAACAGCCGCATCGAGGACCTGCGCGCGGCGGCCGACGTCGTGCGCGGGCGCAGGAAGGCCGACTCGGTGCGCGTCATGGTCGTCCCCGGGTCGGCCAAGGTGCGCCTGCAGGCCGAGGCCGAGGGGATCGACACCGTCTTCAAGGAGTTCGGCGCCGACTGGCGGTTCGCGGGCTGCTCGATGTGCCTGGGCATGAACCCCGACCAGCTCGCGCCGGGGGAGCGCTGCGCCTCGACGTCCAACCGCAACTTCGAGGGCCGCCAGGGCAAGGGCGGGCGCACCCACCTGGTGAGCCCGCTGGTGGCGGCCGCGACGGCCGTGCGGGGCACCCTGAGCTCCCCGGCCGACCTCGAACCCCCCGTCCCCACGAACGTCTGA